Proteins from one Sphingopyxis terrae subsp. terrae NBRC 15098 genomic window:
- a CDS encoding DUF4440 domain-containing protein, whose product MSLALLLAAALAPAPQAPPAPPPAVAAQSAPMPTGAALDAAIAANDARLFWAVFEGCDPAALPDLLTPDYRMLHDKDGLAIADRADFVAGMEKNCAARAPGGAQAGYRNRRLLVPGSRVIRALGDWGALEEAAHVFFEWNAKDARWDMVGGARYMHVWQWMPAEGRFRLSESLSYDHGAAAPYPPTAAD is encoded by the coding sequence ATGTCCCTCGCCCTTCTCCTCGCCGCCGCACTGGCGCCCGCGCCGCAGGCCCCACCTGCACCCCCGCCCGCCGTCGCTGCGCAGTCCGCGCCGATGCCGACCGGCGCCGCGCTCGACGCGGCGATTGCGGCAAACGATGCGCGGCTGTTCTGGGCGGTGTTCGAAGGCTGCGATCCCGCCGCGCTGCCCGATCTGCTCACCCCGGATTACCGGATGCTCCACGACAAGGACGGGCTGGCTATCGCCGACCGCGCCGATTTCGTCGCGGGGATGGAGAAAAATTGCGCCGCACGCGCGCCCGGCGGTGCGCAGGCGGGCTATCGCAACCGCCGCCTGCTCGTCCCCGGATCGCGCGTCATCCGCGCGCTCGGCGACTGGGGCGCACTCGAAGAGGCGGCGCATGTCTTCTTCGAATGGAATGCCAAGGACGCGCGCTGGGACATGGTCGGCGGCGCGCGCTACATGCACGTCTGGCAATGGATGCCCGCCGAAGGCCGCTTCCGCCTGTCGGAAAGCCTGAGCTACGACCACGGCGCGGCTGCCCCCTATCCCCCGACCGCGGCCGACTGA
- a CDS encoding YdcH family protein gives MSHTPHELADAFPDDAAAIHRLKESDAHFAALAEHYHVVNRAIHRAESEVEPVSDEHAEELKRQRLALLDEIAAIIAAEQTT, from the coding sequence ATGTCGCATACCCCCCACGAACTGGCCGACGCATTTCCCGACGATGCCGCGGCAATCCACCGGCTCAAGGAAAGCGACGCACATTTTGCGGCGCTGGCGGAGCACTACCATGTCGTCAACCGCGCCATCCACCGCGCCGAGAGCGAAGTCGAGCCGGTGTCCGACGAACATGCCGAGGAACTGAAGCGGCAGCGGCTGGCGCTGCTCGACGAGATCGCCGCGATCATCGCGGCGGAGCAGACGACATGA
- a CDS encoding TraR/DksA family transcriptional regulator, with protein sequence MSRGGDSFASVRTGLILRLADLRARGARVASDLTAPISADAEDAAIEREDDDALASEDALLARQVAAVTAAIARIDEGSYGICTSCGKDIGEERLAAKPEAALCIECARKLSA encoded by the coding sequence ATGAGCCGCGGCGGTGACAGCTTCGCCTCGGTGCGCACCGGGCTGATCCTGCGCCTCGCCGACCTCAGAGCGCGCGGGGCGCGGGTCGCCTCCGACCTTACCGCGCCGATCAGCGCCGACGCCGAAGATGCAGCGATCGAGCGCGAGGATGACGATGCGCTGGCGAGCGAGGATGCGCTGCTGGCGCGCCAAGTCGCGGCGGTGACGGCGGCGATCGCCCGCATCGACGAAGGGAGCTACGGCATCTGCACCAGCTGCGGCAAGGATATCGGCGAGGAACGGCTCGCCGCCAAGCCCGAGGCGGCGCTCTGCATCGAATGCGCGCGCAAGCTTTCGGCCTGA
- a CDS encoding DUF2171 domain-containing protein produces MAEHDHSAIKEHMAVIGADGVHVGTVDHVDGERIKLTKADSPQAEDGEGAGHHYLPAGLVAAVEGDTVRLSATAANAADLFEEAD; encoded by the coding sequence ATGGCCGAACACGATCATAGCGCTATCAAGGAACATATGGCCGTCATCGGCGCCGACGGCGTCCATGTCGGTACCGTTGATCATGTCGATGGCGAACGCATCAAGCTGACCAAGGCCGACAGCCCCCAGGCCGAAGATGGCGAAGGCGCCGGGCACCATTATCTGCCCGCCGGCCTCGTCGCCGCGGTCGAAGGCGATACGGTGCGCCTGTCGGCGACCGCCGCCAATGCGGCCGATTTGTTCGAAGAGGCGGATTGA
- a CDS encoding thermonuclease family protein, with product MDTPETHPPRCAQEARLGTRATERLRDWLNSGAFRLEENGRDSDRYGRKLRIATRDGVSVGSVLIDAGLARPWEGYRRPWC from the coding sequence ATCGACACCCCGGAGACGCATCCGCCGCGTTGCGCGCAGGAGGCGCGTTTGGGGACGCGGGCGACCGAGCGGCTGCGCGATTGGCTCAATTCCGGGGCCTTCCGGCTCGAAGAAAACGGACGCGACAGCGATCGTTACGGGCGCAAGCTGCGCATCGCCACCCGCGACGGGGTGAGCGTGGGCAGCGTGCTCATCGATGCGGGGCTGGCGCGGCCGTGGGAAGGGTATCGGCGCCCGTGGTGCTAG
- a CDS encoding DsrE family protein has product MSPSRPLALAFAVAGLALLSPLHAADMGKASPDPMASFHSGTAIPAFGKVASVTDADMRIPPGTEFHIAFDVATAKEATLNRTLESAARFLNMQVEAGVPAERIHLAIVVHGPATFDVAGAEAYGRKYPSAENPNAALVDALIKAGVRVIVCGQSAAGQGVKKTDLLPGVELALSAMTAHALLQQQGYTLNPF; this is encoded by the coding sequence ATGTCACCGTCCCGCCCGCTCGCGCTTGCCTTCGCTGTTGCCGGCCTTGCCCTTCTGTCGCCGTTGCATGCCGCTGATATGGGTAAGGCGTCGCCCGACCCGATGGCATCTTTTCATAGCGGTACGGCCATCCCGGCGTTCGGCAAGGTCGCAAGTGTCACCGACGCCGATATGCGCATTCCCCCCGGAACCGAATTTCACATCGCGTTCGACGTTGCCACGGCGAAAGAGGCGACACTCAATCGCACGCTGGAATCGGCCGCCCGCTTTCTCAACATGCAGGTCGAAGCCGGGGTACCGGCGGAACGCATCCATCTCGCAATTGTCGTGCATGGCCCCGCAACCTTCGATGTGGCGGGCGCCGAAGCCTATGGGCGTAAGTATCCCAGCGCGGAAAATCCCAACGCCGCGCTTGTCGATGCCCTGATCAAGGCCGGTGTCCGTGTTATCGTGTGCGGCCAAAGCGCGGCGGGACAGGGCGTCAAAAAGACCGATCTGCTCCCGGGCGTCGAACTGGCATTATCGGCGATGACCGCCCACGCGCTGCTTCAGCAGCAGGGCTATACGCTCAATCCCTTTTAG
- a CDS encoding IS5 family transposase (programmed frameshift): MSRYDLTDFEWRVIEPLLPNKPRGVPRVDDRRVLNGIFWVLRSGAPWRDLPERYGPRTTCYNRFIRWRKAGVWDRMMDAITAAHDGDIQMIDSTSIRAHQQAATGKKGDRDHCLGRSRGGLTTKIHAVVDGQGLPIRLSLTAGQSHDGQAADELLNHVSAGTIVLADKAYDADRIRASLHGKGAFANIPPKANRRSKPYFSTWLYRERNLIERFFSKLKHFRRVATRYDKLAENFLAMVQLASMRLWLRVYESTA; this comes from the exons ATGAGCCGATATGACCTGACCGACTTCGAGTGGCGCGTGATCGAGCCGCTGCTGCCCAACAAACCCAGGGGCGTGCCACGCGTTGATGACCGGCGGGTGCTGAACGGCATCTTCTGGGTGCTGCGATCCGGTGCGCCGTGGCGAGACTTGCCCGAACGCTATGGTCCACGCACCACTTGCTACAACCGCTTCATACGATGGCGGAAAGCTGGCGTGTGGGATCGGATGATGGACGCCATCACCGCCGCGCATGATGGCGACATTCAAATGATCGACAGCACTTCCATCCGGGCGCACCAGCAGGCTGCGACGG GCAAAAAGGGGGATCGAGATCATTGTCTCGGTCGCTCCCGAGGCGGCCTCACGACCAAAATCCACGCGGTCGTCGATGGGCAAGGCCTCCCGATCCGGCTGAGTCTGACCGCCGGGCAAAGCCATGACGGCCAAGCTGCTGACGAACTACTCAATCATGTCAGCGCCGGAACGATCGTGCTGGCGGACAAGGCATATGATGCCGATCGCATTCGGGCGTCTCTCCACGGAAAAGGAGCGTTCGCCAATATCCCGCCCAAGGCAAACCGGAGGTCGAAACCGTACTTCAGCACATGGCTGTACCGCGAGCGCAACCTGATCGAGCGCTTCTTCTCCAAGCTGAAGCACTTCCGTAGGGTGGCCACCCGATATGACAAGCTCGCCGAAAACTTCCTGGCCATGGTCCAACTTGCGTCAATGCGGCTTTGGCTCCGCGTTTATGAGTCTACGGCCTAA